One window from the genome of Magnolia sinica isolate HGM2019 chromosome 4, MsV1, whole genome shotgun sequence encodes:
- the LOC131242417 gene encoding uncharacterized protein LOC131242417 isoform X2 — translation MEGPEPSGNGDGPIGGKRRESADQVRVRRETLQAVLEQCQRALELLKNADEDGGGGHNLPEEVDDDSSASSVSSQCGSGESETAELCDLLKSRVESPNFLEKLGSIHMSIPQNVAEEGSSWDVVSKTDWDEDSDKDDYVVVKQEDIVEGIACFMAAYLLSLNQTKELTPIQLQEALSKTFSVKKRKGKLRKAWDGSKVIYNVASWGATAIGIYQNPALFSAASAAFWTSCRVISKLL, via the exons ATGGAGGGCCCTGAACCCTCGGGCAACGGCGACGGTCCGATCGGAGGGAAGAGGCGGGAATCAGCAGATCAGGTTCGCGTAAGGAGGGAGACGTTGCAGGCCGTTCTCGAGCAATGCCAGAGAGCCCTCGAATTGCTCAAGAACGCTGATGAAGATGGCGGCGGTGGCCACAACCTTCCGGAGGAGGTCGATGATGATTCGTCCGCGTCATCTGTGTCGTCTCAGTGCGGCAGCGGCGAGTCTGAAACCGCTGAG CTATGCGATCTTCTCAAGTCTAGAGTGGAATCACCCAACTTTCTTGAAAAGCTTGGGAGCATCCACATGTCAATTCCTCAGAATGTGGCTG AAGAAGGCAGCTCTTGGGATGTGGTTAGCAAGACTGATTGGGATGAAGATTCAGACAAAGATGATTATGTTGTTGTTAAACAAGAAGATATAGTAGAGGGTATTGCATGCTTCATGGCTGCATATCTATTGTCACTAAATCAAACTAAG GAATTAACTCCCATTCAACTCCAAGAAG CACTCAGCAAAACTTTCTCTGTAAAGAAGAGAAAGGGAAAACTTCGAAAGGCATGGGATGGAAGCAAAGTTATTTACAATGTTGCCTCTTGGGGCGCCACTGCTATTGG GATATACCAAAATCCAGCACTGTTTAGTGCAGCATCGGCAGCCTTCTGGACATCTTGTCGGGTTATATCGAAGCTCTTGTGA
- the LOC131242417 gene encoding uncharacterized protein LOC131242417 isoform X1, with the protein MEGPEPSGNGDGPIGGKRRESADQVRVRRETLQAVLEQCQRALELLKNADEDGGGGHNLPEEVDDDSSASSVSSQCGSGESETAELCDLLKSRVESPNFLEKLGSIHMSIPQNVAAEEGSSWDVVSKTDWDEDSDKDDYVVVKQEDIVEGIACFMAAYLLSLNQTKELTPIQLQEALSKTFSVKKRKGKLRKAWDGSKVIYNVASWGATAIGIYQNPALFSAASAAFWTSCRVISKLL; encoded by the exons ATGGAGGGCCCTGAACCCTCGGGCAACGGCGACGGTCCGATCGGAGGGAAGAGGCGGGAATCAGCAGATCAGGTTCGCGTAAGGAGGGAGACGTTGCAGGCCGTTCTCGAGCAATGCCAGAGAGCCCTCGAATTGCTCAAGAACGCTGATGAAGATGGCGGCGGTGGCCACAACCTTCCGGAGGAGGTCGATGATGATTCGTCCGCGTCATCTGTGTCGTCTCAGTGCGGCAGCGGCGAGTCTGAAACCGCTGAG CTATGCGATCTTCTCAAGTCTAGAGTGGAATCACCCAACTTTCTTGAAAAGCTTGGGAGCATCCACATGTCAATTCCTCAGAATGTGGCTG CAGAAGAAGGCAGCTCTTGGGATGTGGTTAGCAAGACTGATTGGGATGAAGATTCAGACAAAGATGATTATGTTGTTGTTAAACAAGAAGATATAGTAGAGGGTATTGCATGCTTCATGGCTGCATATCTATTGTCACTAAATCAAACTAAG GAATTAACTCCCATTCAACTCCAAGAAG CACTCAGCAAAACTTTCTCTGTAAAGAAGAGAAAGGGAAAACTTCGAAAGGCATGGGATGGAAGCAAAGTTATTTACAATGTTGCCTCTTGGGGCGCCACTGCTATTGG GATATACCAAAATCCAGCACTGTTTAGTGCAGCATCGGCAGCCTTCTGGACATCTTGTCGGGTTATATCGAAGCTCTTGTGA